A stretch of Janibacter endophyticus DNA encodes these proteins:
- the carB gene encoding carbamoyl-phosphate synthase large subunit has protein sequence MPKRTDISSVLVIGSGPIVIGQACEFDYSGTQACRVLREEGIRVILVNSNPATIMTDPEFADATYVEPITPEVVEKIIAKERPDAVLATLGGQTALNTAISLHEAGVLEKYDCPLIGANVEAIELGEDRERFKGVVERCGAESARSVICHSMDELLAAADDLGYPVVVRPSFTMGGLGSGFAYDEVDLRRIGGAGLQYSPTTEVLLEESILGWKEYELELMRDHADNVVVVCSIENLDPMGVHTGDSITVAPALTLTDREYQRLRDIGIAVIREVGVDTGGCNIQFAVNPEDGRIIVIEMNPRVSRSSALASKATGFPIAKIAAKMAIGYTLDEVPNDITRVTPAAFEPTIDYVVVKVPRFAFEKFPAADPTLTTTMKSVGEAMSLGRNFTEALQKALRSVERKGAAFHWDGDEPTREQALALLEEAKVPTDGRIVQVQQAMRGGCTVEEAHEATKIDPWFLDQIALINGLAQEIHDAERLSPEVLTLAKRHGFSDAQVARLRRMPEQVVRGVRHSLGIRPVYKTVDTCAAEFEAQTPYYYSSYDEESEVERRENPAVIILGSGPNRIGQGVEFDYSCVHASFALREAGYDTVMVNCNPETVSTDYDTSSRLYFEPLTLEDVLEVIHAETQAGPVAGVIVQLGGQTPLGLAQALKDAGVPVVGTSPEAIHLAEDRGAFGRVMHEARLNAPKHGTAFSAEEAVEIAGEIGYPVLVRPSYVLGGRGMEIVYDDDTLSEYVTRAALASPEHPILVDRFLDDAIEIDVDALYDGEEMYLGGIMEHIEEAGIHSGDSSCTLPPATLGASELQRVREATLKLAEGIGVRGLMNVQFALAQDVLYVLEANPRASRTVPFVAKATGVPLAKAAARVMLGASIAELRAEGMLPAHVDGGSMPAHAPMAVKEAVLPFKRFRTKEGDVVDSLLGPEMRSTGEVMGIDRDFGSAFAKSQLGAVSNGLPTEGTIFVSVANRDKRAMIFPVKRLADLGFTILATEGTAEVLRRNGIEAEVALKHSERQEGDQSVVDRILAGEIALVFNTPSGQDARADGYAIRAATTAMDRPIVTTVQSLGAAVQAIESRMNGEMDVTPLQEHAKALDLYGIGR, from the coding sequence ATGCCCAAGCGCACCGACATCTCCAGCGTCCTCGTCATCGGCTCCGGCCCGATCGTCATCGGCCAGGCCTGCGAGTTCGACTACTCCGGCACCCAGGCCTGCCGCGTCCTGCGCGAGGAGGGCATCCGCGTCATCCTCGTCAACTCCAACCCGGCGACGATCATGACCGACCCGGAGTTCGCCGACGCCACGTACGTCGAGCCGATCACCCCCGAGGTCGTCGAGAAGATCATCGCCAAGGAGCGCCCCGACGCGGTCCTCGCGACCCTCGGCGGGCAGACCGCCCTCAACACCGCGATCTCGTTGCACGAGGCCGGTGTCCTCGAGAAGTACGACTGCCCGCTCATCGGCGCCAATGTCGAGGCGATCGAGCTCGGCGAGGACCGTGAGCGCTTCAAGGGCGTCGTCGAGCGTTGCGGCGCCGAGTCGGCCCGCTCGGTCATCTGCCACTCGATGGACGAGCTCCTCGCGGCCGCCGACGACCTCGGCTACCCGGTTGTCGTCCGGCCCTCCTTCACGATGGGCGGGCTCGGTTCGGGCTTCGCGTACGACGAGGTCGACCTGCGCCGCATCGGTGGCGCCGGCCTGCAGTACAGCCCGACGACCGAGGTCCTCCTCGAGGAGTCCATCCTCGGGTGGAAGGAGTACGAGCTCGAGCTCATGCGCGACCACGCCGACAACGTCGTCGTCGTCTGCTCCATCGAGAACCTCGACCCGATGGGCGTGCACACCGGTGACTCGATCACCGTCGCCCCGGCGCTGACCCTCACCGACCGCGAGTACCAGCGGCTGCGCGACATCGGCATCGCGGTCATCCGCGAGGTCGGCGTCGACACCGGTGGCTGCAACATCCAGTTCGCGGTCAACCCCGAGGACGGTCGGATCATCGTCATCGAGATGAACCCGCGCGTGTCGCGGTCCTCGGCGCTGGCGTCCAAGGCCACCGGCTTCCCGATCGCCAAGATCGCCGCGAAGATGGCCATCGGCTACACCCTCGACGAGGTCCCCAACGACATCACCCGGGTGACACCGGCCGCCTTCGAGCCGACCATCGACTACGTCGTCGTCAAGGTGCCGCGCTTCGCCTTCGAGAAGTTCCCGGCCGCCGACCCCACGCTCACGACGACGATGAAGTCCGTCGGCGAGGCCATGTCGCTCGGCCGCAACTTCACCGAGGCGCTGCAGAAGGCGCTCCGCTCGGTCGAGCGCAAGGGTGCCGCCTTCCACTGGGACGGCGACGAGCCGACCCGCGAGCAGGCCCTCGCGCTGCTCGAGGAGGCGAAGGTCCCGACCGACGGGCGGATCGTCCAGGTGCAGCAGGCCATGCGGGGCGGCTGCACCGTCGAGGAGGCCCACGAGGCGACGAAGATCGACCCCTGGTTCCTCGACCAGATCGCCCTGATCAACGGCCTCGCCCAGGAGATCCACGACGCCGAGCGGCTCTCGCCCGAGGTGCTGACGCTCGCGAAGCGGCACGGCTTCTCCGACGCGCAGGTCGCGCGGCTGCGCCGCATGCCCGAGCAGGTCGTCCGCGGGGTGCGCCACTCGCTCGGCATCCGCCCGGTCTACAAGACGGTGGACACCTGCGCCGCAGAGTTCGAGGCCCAGACCCCGTACTACTACTCCTCGTACGACGAGGAGAGTGAGGTAGAGCGGCGCGAGAACCCGGCCGTCATCATCCTCGGCTCCGGCCCGAACCGGATCGGTCAGGGCGTCGAGTTCGACTACTCCTGCGTCCACGCCTCCTTCGCCCTGCGCGAGGCCGGCTACGACACGGTGATGGTCAACTGCAACCCTGAGACGGTCTCGACCGACTACGACACGAGCAGCCGCCTCTACTTCGAGCCGCTGACCCTCGAGGACGTGCTCGAGGTCATCCACGCCGAGACGCAGGCCGGGCCGGTCGCCGGTGTCATCGTCCAGCTCGGCGGGCAGACGCCGCTCGGCCTGGCCCAGGCGCTCAAGGACGCGGGGGTCCCCGTCGTGGGCACCTCGCCCGAGGCGATCCACCTCGCCGAGGACCGCGGTGCGTTCGGCCGCGTCATGCACGAGGCCCGGCTCAACGCGCCGAAGCACGGCACCGCCTTCAGCGCCGAGGAGGCCGTCGAGATCGCCGGCGAGATCGGCTACCCGGTCCTCGTCCGGCCGTCCTACGTCCTCGGCGGTCGCGGCATGGAGATCGTCTACGACGACGACACCCTCAGCGAGTACGTCACCCGCGCCGCGCTGGCCAGCCCGGAGCACCCGATCCTCGTCGATCGCTTCCTCGACGACGCGATCGAGATCGACGTCGACGCGCTCTACGACGGCGAGGAGATGTACCTCGGGGGGATCATGGAGCACATCGAGGAGGCCGGCATCCACTCCGGCGACTCCTCGTGCACCCTCCCGCCGGCCACCCTTGGGGCGAGCGAGCTGCAGCGGGTCCGGGAGGCCACGCTCAAGCTGGCCGAAGGGATCGGCGTGCGTGGACTGATGAACGTCCAGTTCGCACTCGCCCAGGACGTCCTCTACGTCCTCGAGGCCAACCCGCGGGCGTCGCGCACCGTCCCCTTCGTCGCCAAGGCGACGGGTGTCCCGCTCGCGAAGGCGGCCGCCCGGGTGATGCTCGGTGCGAGCATCGCCGAGCTGCGGGCGGAGGGGATGCTCCCGGCGCACGTCGACGGTGGCTCGATGCCGGCGCACGCGCCGATGGCGGTCAAGGAGGCCGTCCTGCCGTTCAAGCGTTTCCGGACCAAGGAGGGCGACGTCGTCGACAGCCTCCTCGGGCCGGAGATGCGCAGCACCGGCGAGGTCATGGGAATCGACCGCGACTTCGGCTCGGCCTTCGCCAAGAGCCAGCTCGGCGCGGTCTCCAACGGGCTGCCGACCGAGGGCACGATCTTCGTCTCCGTCGCCAACCGTGACAAGCGGGCGATGATCTTCCCGGTCAAGCGGCTTGCCGACCTCGGCTTCACGATCCTCGCGACCGAGGGCACGGCAGAGGTGCTGCGCCGCAACGGGATCGAGGCCGAGGTGGCGCTCAAGCACA